A single Muntiacus reevesi chromosome 9, mMunRee1.1, whole genome shotgun sequence DNA region contains:
- the LOC136174772 gene encoding olfactory receptor 5W2-like yields MERENCSSFTEFIFLGITDNTENKVILFTMFLLVYLINLLANLGMITLIRMDPQLHTPMYFFLSHFSFCDLCYSTAIVPKMLVDLFAKNKSISFCGCALQFLVFCNFVDSECLLLAVMAYDRYKAVSSPLLYAVSMSSRLCSLLMAGVYLVGVIDALINTTLAFRLCFCGSNEINHFLCDVPPLLLISCSDTQVNELVIFMIFGFIELSSISGVLVSYCYIILSVLKIHSAEGRFKAFSTCTSHLTAVAIFQGTLLFMYFRPSSSYSLDEDKMTSLFYTLVIPMLNPLIYSLRNKDVKQALEKFKNKWF; encoded by the coding sequence ATGGAAAGAGAGAATTGCTCCTCCTTTACTGAGTTCATTTTCTTGGGAATTACTGATAACACCGAGAATAAAGTGATCCTATTTACAATGTTTCTCCTTGTTTATCTCATCAACCTTTTGGCAAATCTCGGAATGATAACCCTGATTAGGATGGATCCCCAgctgcacacacccatgtactttttcctcagccACTTCTCCTTCTGTGACCTCTGCTATTCCACAGCCATCGTCCCTAAGATGCTCGTGGACCTATTTGCCAAGAACAAGTCAATCTCTTTCTGTGGCTGTGCGCTGCAGTTCTTGGTCTTCTGTAACTTTGTAGATTCTGAGTGTCTCCTGCTggcagtgatggcctatgaccggtacAAGGCCGTCAGCAGCCCCTTGCTCTATGCGGTCAGCATGTCCAGCAGGCTGTGCTCCCTGCTCATGGCGGGGGTTTACCTGGTGGGGGTGATAGATGCTTTGATAAACACAACTTTAGCCTTCCGCTTATGCTTCTGTGGGTCAAATGAGATTAACCACTTTTTATGTGATGTTCCTCCTCTCCTGTTGATATCTTGCTCAGACACACAGGTCAATGAGTTAGTGATATTCATGATTTTTGGCTTTATTGAATTAAGCTCCATTTCAGGAGTCCTTGTCTCTTATTGTTACATCATCCTATCAGTCTTGAAGATCCACTCTGCTGAAGGGAGGTTCAAAGCTTTCTCCACCTGTACTTCCCACCTAACTGCTGTGGCAATtttccagggaactctgctctttATGTATTTCAGGCCAAGTTCTTCATACTCTCTAGATGAAGACAAAATGACCTCATTGTTTTACACTCTTGTGATTCCTATGTTAAATCCTCTGATTTACAGCCTAAGGAACAAAGATGTAAAACAGGCcctggaaaaatttaaaaataaatggttttaG